The sequence GAAGAAGTAGCTGACGGCGGCCGTCGGACTGAAATGGCTCATCGGCTCGTCTCCGTTGATATCAGGCCGGACCGGGGCCGGCGATTGCGAGCGGCTGGTCGGCCGGCATGCTGGTCAGGCCGAACTTGTCGAACAGCGCCTGATAGCTGCCGTCGGCGCGCATCGCGTTGAGCGCCTTGACGACGGCATCGACCACCGTCTTGTTGCGGAAACCGAGCGTGGTGCGCGCGGTGCCGAGGCCACTCAGCACTTCCTTGACGCGGCCGCGGCTGGTGAGATCGCGCGCCACGCTATCCACGAGCAAGGCGTTGTCGACCTGTCCCGCAAGTAGCGCGCTGACGACATTGGTCGCGGTGGGGAATGTGCGCATCTCGACGGCGGCGCCGCCCTTCGCCACGCTCGCGTCGCTGAGTTTCTTGAGCCAGTTCATCTGGTAGCTGCTGACCTCGACCGCGGATGATTTTCCGATCAGATCGTTTTCGGTAGCAATTTTTGTGCCGCTATCGGGCGCGACCACGACCGAGATCGCCTGAATGGCATACGGCACCATGTACATCAGCTTGGAGCGTTCCTCGGTCCAGAACATGCCGGTATCGATGCCGTCGATGCGGGCCGCGTTGAGCGCAGGAATCATCGCCGGAAAATCCATCCGGACGAGTTCGACCGGAAGAC is a genomic window of Bradyrhizobium sp. CB1717 containing:
- a CDS encoding ABC transporter substrate-binding protein, translating into MVSTLLRLSAVAALVLASASAHAACTPAITDDNLIAPGKLQLSINPTNPPQQFVDKDGQLQGLNVELAAELGKRLCLPVELVRMDFPAMIPALNAARIDGIDTGMFWTEERSKLMYMVPYAIQAISVVVAPDSGTKIATENDLIGKSSAVEVSSYQMNWLKKLSDASVAKGGAAVEMRTFPTATNVVSALLAGQVDNALLVDSVARDLTSRGRVKEVLSGLGTARTTLGFRNKTVVDAVVKALNAMRADGSYQALFDKFGLTSMPADQPLAIAGPGPA